CCCGCGTCAGTGCCTCCAGCGCTTTGAACCGCAAACTCGACGGCGTGGCTTCCCCCTGCGTACTCTTCTTCATGGCGATGTCTCGTTCCCGTGGGGCCGGGCGGCAACACGGGCTCGGTTCGGTAGTGTTCACCGGGGATTGTTACGTCGCCTTTCTCGTTTCCATACTCTCTGTGATTACCTCCGGTCAGGTCGCGCTTCGCCCCGAGTCTGGACACACGGCGCTGCGCTGTATCACTCCTGCTTCGAGTAGTTATGTGCAGGTTGGCGTTCTCCAACACGTCCCGCGCGTCAAGCTATTCAAGACGAAATAGCCCACCTTTGACACTTCCTATCCTTCGAAGACGCCGAACGCCTGCTCAACGCTGCTGAGCCGGAATGGCGAACGTTGATCCTAGTGGCGCTCAAGATGGGCCTGCGACTTGGGGCGTTGATCGGACTCCAGTGGACCGACTTGGACTTGCAACGCGGCAAGCTCAATGTGCGCCTGACCATCTGGTGCGGCGTGGTGTGGGTGCCCAAGAGTGGATGGGAAAGGACCATGGACCTGCCGGCGTCGGCTGAGGAAGCACTCAAGGCCCATTGCCACCTGTGCGACCCTTACGTGTTCTGCTAGCCGGACGGTCAGCCGCTCACCGCTGGGATGACTAGGCTCCGCTCCAGCGGGCGTTGCGTAGGGCGGGCATCAGCCGCCTAAAGGGCTCCATTGGGAGCACAACCTGCGGCACACCTACGACAGCCACCTTAAGATGCTGGGCGTGGCCTTCAAGGTGATCCAAGAGTTGATGGGGCACGCGACCATCGAAATGACGATGCGCTAGGCGCACCTGTCACCCGAAGCGCGGGAGCGCGCGGTGCAGGAGTTGGAGCGGTCTATCCCCCACCCGCACGCCGCGCTGGGCTAGAGACATCAGAGGGGCACAATGGGGCACATGAAGAAAAACCCAGCAACCCTTTAGGATTGCTGGGCTTCTCGGGATCGAGGCGACGGGAATCGAACCTACGGCTTACTCGAACACGCCGATGCCCGGGTCGCTGCCGCCGGTCTTCACGGGCTTCGTGGGCCGGGGCGGCGGGGCGGCGCGCACCGGCTCCAGCCGCACGTTCACGCGCTGCTCCGACGTGTCCGCGAGTCGGCTGTAGTCCAGGGTCTTCTCCTGGTCCTGATGCCCGGAGAGCTTGAAGCGCAGCTCGGTGACCTTGGAGCGCGGCATGAGCAGCTTCGTGGGCGTGGTGCCGATCTGCGCATCGCCGTCGAAGATGGCCGCGCCGGACGGCGAGGAGGTGAACTCTACCGTCACGTCCTGCGGCAGCGCCGCCGGAGGAGGCGCCGTCGGCGGCTCCTGCACCCGCGTGGGCGGTGCGTCCACAGGGGCCTTCGGAGGCGTCATCGCCACGGGAGGCGGCGTCTGCGTCGCCTCACCCCCCCCACGCGTCATCACCACCGCCACGCCCGCGCCAATCAGCAGCAGGGGCACGCCGATGATGGCCGCCTTCACGCCCCCGGACATGCCCTTGGGCGGAGGCGGAAGCTCCGGCTCCGGCTCAGCAGCGCGGGGGGCAGGGGGACGGGGCCGGCTCGCGGCCACCGGCGCCGGGCTGTTCCCGTTGGAGGTCGCCCTGGGCGCCGCCTGCGCTCCCGCGGACGTGCTGCTGCCCCGGGGCGGAGCCATGCCCACGCGGGAGCCCGTCTTGCCGGTGGCCGGTGCACGGCCCGCGCGGCTTCCTGAACCCAGGCGGCTGCCCGAACCGGCGCGGCTTCCCGAGCCCGCGCGGCTTCGGCTGCCCGTGCCTCGCTCGGCGCCGGGCGTACCTCCCGTGGGGTGCGCGTCCAGCTCCTCCGGGGACAGGCCCTCCACCGCGTCCAGCAGCGCGTCGATGAACTCCTGCGCGTTCTGGTACCGGTCCTCCTTCTCCGGCGCGAGCGCCTTGGTGAAGAAGGCGTCCAGCTCCGGCGGCACCGGCGCGCCCTGGCGCTTGCTGTTCACCGGGGGCACGGGCTGCGTCAGCGACGCCGTCAGCGCCTTGCGCACCGTGTTCGCGCCGTAGGGCGAGCTGCCCGTGAGGCAGAAGTAGAGCACTCCCGCCATCGAGTAGAGGTCGGAGCGCTGATCCACGGACTCGCCGCCGGCCTGCTCGGGCGGCATGTACTGCGGGGTGCCCAGCACCTGGCCCGTGGAGGTCAGCTGCTCCTCCTCGTCCTGCTCCAGCGCCTTCACCAGGCCGAAGTCCAGCACCTTGACGAAGTCCTTCCCGTCGAGCGCCTGGACCATGATGTTGTGCGGCTTCAGGTCGCGGTGGACGCAACCCTCCTCGTGCGCGTGCGCCAGCCCCAGCGTGGCCTGCTCCAGCAGGTTCACCGCGCGGCGCAGCGTCATGGGCCCTTCGCGCTTCACCAGCTCCTTGAGGCTCTCCCCCTTGAGGAGCTCCATCACGTAGTAGCAGGTGCCGTCCGCCGCCCGGCCGAAGTCGAAGATGGTGATGACGTTCGGGTGGCGCAGGCGGCTGGCGATCTCCGCCTCGCGGCGGAAGCGCTCGAAGAACTGGGGCGCCGCGGCCAACGAAGGGTTGAGCGTCTTCACGGCCACCGGGCGCTGCACGGACGTCTGCGTGGCCCGGAACACCATGCCCATGCCGCCCTGGCCCAGGACGCTCTCAATCTTGTAGCGGCCGTCCAGCACCTGGCCCAGGAGCTGGAGGCTCTGCGCCGCGCACAGGTGATCTTGACCTTCGGTACTACCGCAGTGGGGACAGGGAGCGGCCATGGGTGGCGGGAGTATAGGCAAGCCCCGCCTTCCGCCCAACCGGGGAGATGTGCTCCCTGGGCAGTCAGGCAGGCATCAGGACCGTTCCCGAAGGGCTTCCCGGCTGTTATCTCCCCCCTCCGCCATGAGCCTCGTCATCGCCCAGGACATCAGCCTCGCCTACGGAAAGAAGGTCCTCTTCGACGAGGACAATTTCACCCTCGGTCCCAGGGACCGGGTGGGTCTGGTGGGGGCCAACGGGACGGGCAAGTCGTCCCTCATGAAGATCATCGCCGGGGCGAGCCAGCCGGACGGGGGCACCGTCCAGTACAGCCGCCGGGCCCGGGCGGGCTACCTGCCCCAGGAGATCGCCGGCCTGCCGGAGGGCACCGTCGTGGAGGCGGTGATGAGCACCGTCCCCGGCCGGGACTCGCTGGAGTCGCGCCTGAAGGACACGGAAGGAGCGCTCGCGGCCAGCACGGACGAGGAGGAGCAGCTGGAGTTGGCGCAGACGCTGGCGGACCTCCACGCGGAGCTGGACGACTTCGAGAACCGCTACGGCCGCCACCACGCCGAGCGCATCCTCAAGGGCCTGGGCTTCAAGGACGCGGACCTGTCCAAGCCCACCCAGGCGCTGTCTGGCGGCTGGCGCATGCGCGCGGCTTTGGCGGGCCTGCTCCTCCAGGACCCGGACCTGCTGCTGCTGGACGAGCCCACGAACCACCTGGACGTGCCCACGCTCGCGTGGTTCGACGGGTTCCTGCGCCGCTCCAACAAGGCGATGGTGCTCATCTCCCACGACCGCGACTTCCTCAACCGGCAGATCAACCGGGTGGTGTCGCTGGAGATGGAGGGCGTGCGCGAGTACGCCGGCAACTACGAGGACTACAAGCGCCAGCGCGCGGAGGAGATGGTGCTCC
The sequence above is drawn from the Corallococcus sp. NCRR genome and encodes:
- a CDS encoding serine/threonine protein kinase — encoded protein: MAAPCPHCGSTEGQDHLCAAQSLQLLGQVLDGRYKIESVLGQGGMGMVFRATQTSVQRPVAVKTLNPSLAAAPQFFERFRREAEIASRLRHPNVITIFDFGRAADGTCYYVMELLKGESLKELVKREGPMTLRRAVNLLEQATLGLAHAHEEGCVHRDLKPHNIMVQALDGKDFVKVLDFGLVKALEQDEEEQLTSTGQVLGTPQYMPPEQAGGESVDQRSDLYSMAGVLYFCLTGSSPYGANTVRKALTASLTQPVPPVNSKRQGAPVPPELDAFFTKALAPEKEDRYQNAQEFIDALLDAVEGLSPEELDAHPTGGTPGAERGTGSRSRAGSGSRAGSGSRLGSGSRAGRAPATGKTGSRVGMAPPRGSSTSAGAQAAPRATSNGNSPAPVAASRPRPPAPRAAEPEPELPPPPKGMSGGVKAAIIGVPLLLIGAGVAVVMTRGGGEATQTPPPVAMTPPKAPVDAPPTRVQEPPTAPPPAALPQDVTVEFTSSPSGAAIFDGDAQIGTTPTKLLMPRSKVTELRFKLSGHQDQEKTLDYSRLADTSEQRVNVRLEPVRAAPPPRPTKPVKTGGSDPGIGVFE